One Micromonospora craniellae genomic region harbors:
- a CDS encoding AIM24 family protein translates to MRSELFSAANLEKESAQPGMRLQNAKMLKIELNGEAMARVGSMVAYQGQVEFQALGSGGLGNFLKQKLTGEGVPLMKLTGHGDVFLADFAKDVHVIDLEPGDALSINGSSVLAFDSTLHYDIKMVGGAGMASTGLFNCVFSGHGRIAVTTRGTPVVLSVDAPTYVDPQAAVCWSASLQTGYHRADQLGLGTLLGRTTGEAYTMSFAGHGFVVVQPSEEPPVMGSGQQEQGGVLGGLFR, encoded by the coding sequence TTGCGCAGCGAGCTGTTCTCGGCGGCGAACCTGGAGAAGGAGTCCGCGCAGCCCGGTATGCGGCTGCAGAACGCCAAGATGTTGAAGATCGAGCTGAACGGTGAGGCGATGGCCCGCGTCGGCTCGATGGTCGCGTACCAGGGGCAGGTGGAGTTTCAGGCGCTCGGCTCCGGTGGTCTCGGCAACTTCCTCAAGCAGAAGCTCACCGGTGAGGGTGTGCCGCTGATGAAGCTGACCGGTCACGGCGATGTCTTCCTCGCCGACTTCGCCAAGGATGTGCACGTCATCGACCTGGAGCCGGGCGATGCCCTGTCCATCAACGGGTCCAGCGTGCTGGCCTTCGACTCGACGTTGCATTACGACATCAAGATGGTCGGCGGCGCGGGCATGGCCTCGACCGGCCTGTTCAACTGTGTCTTCTCCGGTCACGGCCGGATCGCCGTCACCACCCGGGGCACCCCGGTCGTGCTCAGCGTCGACGCCCCCACCTATGTGGACCCGCAGGCCGCTGTCTGCTGGTCGGCGAGCCTGCAGACCGGCTACCACCGGGCCGATCAGCTCGGGCTCGGCACGCTGCTGGGGCGTACCACCGGCGAGGCGTACACGATGAGCTTCGCCGGGCACGGCTTCGTCGTCGTCCAGCCGTCCGAGGAGCCGCCGGTCATGGGCAGCGG
- a CDS encoding metallopeptidase family protein: MERERFEELVGEALDEVPEELLALMSNVVILVEDDPPPGEDLLGLYEGHALTDRGWDYAGVLPDRILIYRNPILRICDTDDDVIDEVAVTVVHEIAHHFGIDDARLHDLGWG, from the coding sequence ATGGAGCGTGAGCGGTTCGAGGAGTTGGTGGGGGAGGCGCTGGACGAGGTTCCGGAGGAACTGCTGGCGCTGATGAGCAACGTGGTGATCCTGGTCGAGGACGACCCACCCCCCGGCGAGGATCTGCTCGGCCTCTACGAGGGACACGCGTTGACCGATCGGGGCTGGGACTACGCTGGTGTCCTGCCGGACCGCATCCTGATCTACCGCAACCCGATCCTGCGGATCTGCGACACCGACGACGACGTCATCGACGAGGTGGCGGTGACCGTGGTGCACGAGATCGCCCACCACTTCGGCATCGACGACGCGCGCCTGCACGACCTCGGCTGGGGCTGA
- a CDS encoding OsmC family protein: MPIRTASARWQGNLPEGSGTIRTGKGGLQGNYSFKSRFEEGEGTNPEELIGAAHAGCFSMAFSKALADAGTTATSVETTAKVHLDKTDAGFTVTRIELDTVGEVPGIDEAQFAKLAETAKQNCPISRLLSPGAEITLTARLTS, translated from the coding sequence ATGCCTATCCGTACCGCTTCCGCACGCTGGCAGGGCAACCTTCCCGAGGGCTCCGGCACGATCCGTACCGGCAAGGGCGGGTTGCAGGGGAACTACTCCTTCAAGTCCCGTTTCGAGGAGGGAGAGGGCACCAACCCTGAGGAGTTGATCGGCGCCGCGCACGCCGGTTGCTTCTCGATGGCCTTCTCCAAGGCGCTCGCCGACGCCGGGACCACCGCCACCTCGGTGGAGACCACCGCCAAGGTGCACCTGGACAAGACCGACGCCGGCTTCACCGTGACCCGCATCGAGCTGGACACCGTCGGTGAGGTCCCCGGCATCGACGAGGCGCAGTTCGCGAAGCTGGCCGAGACCGCGAAGCAGAACTGCCCGATCTCGCGCCTGCTCTCGCCCGGCGCGGAGATCACCCTCACCGCCCGCCTCACCTCCTGA
- a CDS encoding HAD family hydrolase, producing the protein MTRPGLPKLIATDLDGTLVRSDDTVSAFTHEVLDRVRAAGIPVVGATGRGPRLTELTRNDIRAADFLVLAGGGRVVDQSDPAGPVVLRDERLASGVLAGLLADLEVAVGPLTVMVEASDEHEAPLWGDYHPAWPYQDRFEVRTRAECLAGDVIKAFARTADHHVDELLAVAREIVPPHLATLTQAGLGFIEICPPGVDKASGLSVVAQSLGVDPAEVLVFGDMPNDLPMFEWAGWARVAVANAHPSVHTAADDITLRNDDDGVAVYLDRLLSR; encoded by the coding sequence ATGACCCGCCCGGGCCTGCCCAAGCTGATCGCCACCGACCTCGACGGGACGCTCGTCCGCAGCGACGACACCGTCTCGGCGTTCACCCACGAGGTTCTCGACCGGGTGCGTGCCGCCGGCATCCCGGTGGTCGGCGCCACCGGTCGGGGTCCCCGGTTGACCGAACTGACCCGCAACGACATCCGCGCCGCGGACTTCCTGGTGCTGGCCGGCGGCGGCCGGGTGGTGGACCAGAGCGACCCGGCCGGGCCGGTGGTGCTGCGCGACGAGCGCCTCGCGAGCGGGGTGCTGGCCGGCCTGCTGGCCGACCTGGAGGTCGCGGTCGGCCCGCTGACGGTGATGGTCGAAGCCTCCGACGAGCACGAGGCACCGCTCTGGGGCGACTACCACCCGGCCTGGCCCTACCAGGACCGGTTCGAGGTCCGCACCCGCGCCGAGTGCCTCGCCGGTGACGTGATCAAGGCGTTCGCGCGTACCGCCGACCACCATGTCGACGAGTTGCTGGCGGTCGCCCGGGAGATCGTGCCGCCGCACCTGGCCACGCTCACCCAGGCCGGGCTCGGTTTCATCGAGATCTGCCCGCCCGGGGTGGACAAGGCCTCCGGCCTGAGCGTGGTCGCGCAGTCCCTCGGCGTGGACCCGGCCGAGGTGCTGGTCTTCGGCGACATGCCGAACGACCTGCCGATGTTCGAGTGGGCCGGCTGGGCCCGGGTGGCCGTCGCCAACGCGCACCCGAGCGTGCATACCGCCGCCGATGACATCACCCTGCGTAACGACGACGACGGAGTCGCGGTCTACCTCGACCGGCTACTGTCCAGGTGA
- a CDS encoding HAD family hydrolase, protein MDATPGLIATDIDGTLLHDDRTLSAHTATVLARISARGTPVVLVTGRPIRWLRLVYDQLAEPLPAVCANGAVVYDPVDDQVLRADPLAPELLAEVAQRLRAEVPDVSLAAEIVDSREMRHEAHYPLRWEAGDAATRVVQNPAELLSVPAVKLLARAGEQDPDRFTELISAALAGLAEATHSSNSGLVEISAAGVTKAAGLAWYCHRIGVDAADVLAFGDMPNDVPMLTWAGRAVAVANAHPAVLAIADEVTSTNSTDGVAAYLEKVFGVD, encoded by the coding sequence ATGGACGCGACGCCCGGCCTGATCGCCACCGACATCGACGGCACGCTGCTCCACGACGACCGTACGCTCAGTGCGCACACCGCTACGGTGCTGGCCCGGATCTCCGCCCGGGGCACGCCGGTCGTGCTGGTCACCGGCCGTCCGATCCGTTGGCTCAGACTCGTGTACGACCAGCTCGCCGAGCCGCTGCCGGCGGTCTGCGCCAACGGCGCGGTGGTCTACGACCCGGTCGACGACCAGGTGCTGCGAGCCGACCCCCTGGCTCCCGAACTGCTCGCCGAGGTGGCCCAGCGCCTGCGGGCGGAGGTGCCGGACGTGAGCCTCGCGGCGGAGATCGTCGACAGCCGGGAGATGCGGCACGAGGCGCACTATCCGCTGCGCTGGGAGGCCGGTGACGCAGCGACCCGGGTCGTGCAGAACCCGGCGGAGCTGCTGTCGGTGCCGGCGGTGAAGCTGCTGGCCCGGGCCGGTGAGCAGGATCCTGACCGGTTCACCGAGTTGATCTCGGCCGCGTTGGCGGGGTTGGCGGAGGCCACGCACTCGTCGAACTCGGGGCTGGTGGAGATCTCGGCGGCCGGCGTGACGAAGGCGGCCGGGCTGGCCTGGTACTGCCACCGGATCGGGGTGGACGCGGCCGACGTGCTGGCCTTCGGCGACATGCCAAACGACGTACCCATGCTGACCTGGGCCGGCCGAGCGGTGGCGGTGGCCAACGCGCACCCCGCCGTCCTGGCCATCGCCGACGAGGTCACCTCGACGAACTCCACCGACGGCGTGGCCGCGTACCTGGAGAAGGTCTTCGGGGTCGACTGA
- a CDS encoding bacterial proteasome activator family protein has protein sequence MGAMTEAHSAGQNDEPGRDGAGHSGTVVVVGPDGRPVGTVQTDDGPGEDPARLVEQPAKVMRIGSMIKQLLEEVKAAPLDDASRHRMREIHGRSIVELKEGLAPELREELERLSLPFAEDQAPSEGELRIAHAQLVGWLEGLFHGIQAALVAQQMAARVQLEQMRSGRQALPSGPGGGAVLPGMPGMGQPGGGGEGHSTGQYL, from the coding sequence ATGGGTGCCATGACCGAAGCACACTCAGCTGGACAGAACGACGAGCCTGGCCGGGACGGTGCCGGGCACTCCGGCACGGTGGTGGTGGTCGGGCCGGACGGCCGGCCGGTCGGCACCGTGCAGACCGATGACGGCCCCGGTGAGGATCCTGCGCGCCTGGTCGAGCAGCCCGCCAAGGTGATGCGGATCGGCAGCATGATCAAGCAGCTCCTGGAGGAGGTCAAGGCGGCCCCGTTGGACGACGCCAGCCGACACCGGATGCGGGAGATCCACGGGCGGTCGATCGTCGAGCTCAAGGAAGGGCTGGCCCCCGAGCTGCGCGAGGAGCTCGAACGGCTCTCGCTGCCGTTCGCCGAGGACCAGGCGCCCAGCGAGGGCGAGTTGCGGATCGCCCACGCCCAGCTGGTCGGCTGGCTGGAAGGGCTGTTCCACGGCATCCAGGCTGCCCTGGTGGCCCAGCAGATGGCCGCCCGGGTGCAGCTCGAACAGATGCGTTCCGGCCGGCAGGCGCTGCCCAGCGGCCCTGGCGGCGGAGCGGTGCTGCCCGGGATGCCCGGCATGGGCCAGCCGGGCGGCGGTGGTGAAGGACACAGCACCGGTCAGTACCTCTGA
- a CDS encoding alpha/beta hydrolase family protein, translating into MTSDPRAVLTRPAPAPDVTVAYGEHPDQVADLRRPSGTGAPRRLVVVVHGGFWRHEYDRRHTDPLAAALAALGHPVAQVEYRRTGQPGGGWPGTPDDVLAAVTALPRLAAEALPGVVMPTPAVLVGHSAGGHLALHAARHVPDAVAGVLALAPVADLAEAYRLDLDGGAVATLLGGGPADVPDRYAAVDPRSVVPLPTRTVVIHGTLDEQVPIAMSRAYVAANQAAGADMRLVELSGCEHFGLIDPEAPTWSKVTSALRSFGEDH; encoded by the coding sequence ATGACCTCCGACCCGCGCGCCGTGCTGACCCGGCCCGCTCCCGCTCCGGACGTCACCGTCGCCTATGGCGAGCACCCCGACCAGGTCGCCGACCTGCGCCGGCCGTCCGGCACCGGAGCGCCCAGGCGGTTGGTGGTCGTGGTGCACGGGGGCTTCTGGCGCCACGAGTACGACCGGCGGCACACCGACCCGCTGGCCGCCGCACTGGCCGCGCTCGGTCACCCGGTGGCCCAGGTGGAGTACCGGCGTACCGGGCAACCCGGCGGCGGCTGGCCCGGTACGCCCGACGACGTACTGGCCGCGGTGACCGCACTGCCTCGGCTGGCAGCCGAGGCCCTGCCCGGTGTGGTGATGCCGACGCCAGCGGTCCTGGTCGGTCATTCGGCCGGTGGCCACCTCGCCCTGCACGCGGCGCGACACGTGCCGGATGCGGTGGCCGGGGTGCTCGCTCTCGCGCCGGTCGCCGACCTCGCCGAGGCGTACCGACTCGACCTGGACGGGGGTGCGGTGGCGACGCTTCTCGGCGGTGGACCGGCCGACGTGCCCGACCGGTACGCGGCTGTCGACCCGCGATCCGTGGTACCGCTCCCGACACGCACCGTAGTAATACACGGCACTCTCGACGAACAGGTTCCGATCGCCATGAGCAGGGCGTACGTGGCCGCAAATCAGGCAGCAGGGGCCGATATGCGCCTTGTAGAGCTTTCGGGATGTGAGCATTTCGGACTGATCGACCCCGAGGCACCGACCTGGTCCAAGGTAACCAGCGCGTTGCGGTCTTTCGGTGAAGATCATTAA
- a CDS encoding ABC transporter substrate-binding protein, whose product MSQMNRRRALQLLAALGTGGLVAACGTDSDEGTTNATSGRPIKIGLIAPQAGPNKAIGDELTNGFQLYLDLNDRSLGGHPVDLVAADEGDTVKSGQAAVNNLLEQGVLAMTGVASSAVMFGIRDAVEQARVPLIGSNASPPSLQSVVYIWRTSYVLDEAGRALGRYLKDELGTADRVAIILPEGGGGGEDVLRGFRQEFGETDPRISDPVIWTTGSPNPGKTAYVNDINQALNRSPSTVFCFYSGTAAVEFVMQLRDAGFRGRIYAPGFLTEGTVLESIRPANDALGIRTALNYSADLNNAANRRFASAYRKKHNASPTTYAMASYDAAKVLDQAIRLAGTTATAQDVNLALGRIGQIDSPRGAWQFNQPRTPQQKWYLREVQRDGQLLSNVLVSELATLG is encoded by the coding sequence GTGTCGCAGATGAACCGCAGGCGAGCACTCCAGTTGCTGGCCGCGCTCGGAACAGGGGGCCTCGTCGCCGCATGCGGTACGGACAGCGACGAGGGGACCACCAACGCCACCAGCGGCCGTCCGATCAAAATCGGTCTGATCGCGCCGCAGGCCGGACCGAACAAGGCCATCGGCGACGAACTCACCAACGGCTTCCAGCTCTACCTCGACCTCAACGACCGGAGCCTCGGCGGTCACCCCGTCGACCTGGTCGCCGCCGACGAGGGAGACACCGTGAAGTCCGGCCAGGCCGCCGTGAACAACCTGCTCGAACAGGGCGTGCTCGCGATGACCGGTGTCGCCAGTTCCGCCGTGATGTTCGGCATCCGGGACGCGGTCGAGCAGGCCCGGGTACCGCTGATCGGGTCCAACGCCTCACCGCCGAGCCTGCAGAGCGTCGTCTACATCTGGCGTACGTCGTACGTGCTCGACGAGGCGGGTCGGGCGCTCGGCCGCTACCTCAAGGACGAGCTGGGTACGGCCGACCGGGTCGCCATCATCCTTCCCGAGGGCGGTGGCGGTGGCGAGGACGTGCTGCGCGGATTCCGTCAGGAGTTCGGCGAGACCGACCCGAGGATCTCCGACCCGGTGATCTGGACCACCGGCAGCCCCAACCCCGGCAAGACGGCCTACGTCAACGACATCAACCAGGCGCTGAACCGCAGCCCGTCGACGGTCTTCTGCTTCTACTCCGGCACGGCGGCCGTGGAGTTCGTCATGCAGTTGCGGGACGCCGGGTTCCGGGGCCGGATCTACGCCCCGGGTTTCCTCACCGAGGGCACCGTCCTGGAGAGCATCCGGCCGGCCAACGACGCGCTCGGCATCCGGACCGCCCTGAACTACTCCGCCGACCTGAACAACGCGGCGAACCGCCGCTTCGCGTCGGCGTACCGCAAGAAGCACAACGCCTCACCCACCACGTACGCGATGGCCTCCTACGACGCGGCCAAGGTGCTCGACCAGGCGATCCGGCTGGCCGGTACGACTGCGACGGCGCAGGACGTGAACCTGGCGCTCGGTCGGATCGGGCAGATCGACAGTCCACGTGGCGCATGGCAGTTCAACCAGCCGCGTACCCCACAGCAGAAATGGTACCTGCGCGAGGTCCAGCGCGACGGCCAGTTGCTGTCCAACGTGCTGGTCAGCGAGCTGGCCACGCTCGGCTGA
- the ddaH gene encoding dimethylargininase, producing the protein MVTVNQQRVPRKRTYLMCSPEHFAVEYAINPWMDVTASVDPELSVKQWDRLRETLVGLGHEVHLLAPEPGLPDMVYAANGAFTVDGTVYGARFKHPQRTAEAAVHRAFYESRGWRFIAPNETNEGEGDFAYLPEAHGGLVLAGYGFRTELPAHAEAQEALGRPVVSLHLVDPRFYHLDVALASIDDGNIAYYPGAFSAASQRVLAQLFPDAVVADDDDALSFGLNLVSDGANVVLNNEATRLAGRLKAAGYTPVPVELAELKKGGGSVKCCVAELRP; encoded by the coding sequence TTGGTCACCGTGAACCAGCAGCGAGTACCGCGAAAGCGGACATATCTCATGTGCTCGCCCGAGCATTTCGCGGTCGAGTACGCGATCAACCCGTGGATGGACGTGACCGCCTCGGTCGACCCGGAGTTGTCGGTCAAGCAGTGGGACCGCCTGCGGGAGACCCTGGTGGGCCTCGGCCACGAGGTGCACCTGCTGGCTCCCGAGCCGGGCCTGCCCGACATGGTGTACGCCGCCAACGGCGCGTTCACGGTGGACGGCACGGTCTACGGGGCGCGGTTCAAGCACCCGCAGCGGACCGCCGAGGCCGCCGTGCACCGGGCGTTCTACGAGTCGCGGGGCTGGCGGTTCATCGCGCCGAACGAGACCAACGAGGGTGAGGGCGACTTCGCGTACCTGCCGGAGGCGCACGGCGGGCTGGTCCTGGCCGGGTACGGCTTCCGCACGGAGCTGCCCGCGCACGCCGAGGCGCAGGAGGCGCTCGGTCGGCCGGTGGTGTCGCTGCACCTGGTCGACCCGCGCTTCTATCACCTGGACGTGGCGCTCGCCTCGATCGACGACGGCAACATCGCCTACTACCCGGGGGCGTTCTCCGCCGCGAGTCAGCGGGTGCTCGCCCAACTCTTTCCCGACGCGGTGGTGGCGGACGACGACGACGCGCTGTCGTTTGGGCTGAACCTGGTCAGCGACGGCGCCAATGTGGTGCTCAACAACGAGGCGACCCGGCTCGCCGGTCGGCTCAAGGCGGCCGGCTACACGCCGGTGCCGGTGGAGCTGGCCGAACTCAAGAAGGGCGGCGGCAGCGTGAAGTGCTGCGTCGCCGAACTGCGGCCCTGA
- a CDS encoding Lrp/AsnC family transcriptional regulator translates to MQIDAVDQRIIALLVADARASYADIGTRVSLSAPAVKRRVDRLRTAGVIRGFTAIVDPAAVGWTTEAFVELFCAGRTTPAQLGAAVRRHPEVVGAYTVSGEADALVHLRAADIAHLEEALERLRAESFVTSSRSTIVLSRLVESPGVGPSTT, encoded by the coding sequence TTGCAGATCGACGCCGTCGACCAACGAATCATTGCGCTGCTCGTTGCAGACGCCCGCGCCTCGTACGCCGACATCGGCACCCGGGTGTCACTCTCCGCTCCGGCGGTCAAGCGACGGGTCGACCGGCTGCGGACGGCCGGAGTGATCCGTGGATTCACCGCCATCGTCGACCCGGCCGCCGTCGGGTGGACCACCGAGGCCTTCGTCGAGCTGTTCTGCGCCGGCCGCACCACCCCCGCCCAGCTCGGCGCGGCGGTCCGCCGCCACCCCGAGGTGGTCGGGGCGTACACGGTCTCCGGCGAGGCCGACGCGCTCGTTCACCTGCGGGCCGCCGACATCGCCCACCTTGAGGAAGCGCTGGAACGGCTGCGGGCCGAGTCGTTCGTCACCTCCAGCCGCAGCACCATCGTGCTCTCCCGGCTGGTGGAGTCCCCCGGTGTCGGCCCCTCCACGACCTGA